The following are encoded in a window of Oncorhynchus mykiss isolate Arlee chromosome 11, USDA_OmykA_1.1, whole genome shotgun sequence genomic DNA:
- the LOC110535985 gene encoding leucine-rich repeat transmembrane neuronal protein 4-like, translated as MRDRWLMIPLLMQGWLLASPISVRERPCPQSCRCDGKIVYCESNAFRDVPNNVSVGCQGLSLRYNSLVNLSASQFSGLSQLVWLYLDHNYINSVDSQAFHGVRRLKELILSSNKITQLQNNTFHTVPNLRNLDLSYNKLQALQPSQFLGLRKLLSLHLRSNSLKTVPMRVFQDLRNLEFLDLGYNRLRSLTRNAFAGLLKLIELHLEHNQFSKINFSHFPRLTNLRALYLQWNRIKSISQGLTWTWTSLQKLDLSGNELQIVDSSTYQCLPNLQTLNLDSNKLSNMSQETVDAWISLTTISLAGNVWYCSPSICPLVAWLRNFKGNKETTMICAGPKEAQGEKVIDAVETFSICKVTPTTPFVSTTASLNTPSQSELLPLPTLSRVDEELTRSGTAIPSPSGASPTTPEQDFEFVSFHKIIAGCVALFLSVTIILLVIYVSWKRYPSSIKQLQERSMVKMQQKKVQETERTLSLPLQEYYVDYKPANSETMEVLVNGTGPYTYTISGSRECEV; from the coding sequence ATGCGAGATAGATGGCTCATGATCCCATTGTTGATGCAGGGCTGGCTGCTAGCGTCTCCAATCAGTGTTCGTGAGCGCCCCTGTCCTCAAAGCTGTAGATGTGATGGGAAAATAGTATACTGTGAATCCAATGCCTTTCGGGACGTGCCAAACAATGTGTCTGTGGGATGCCAGGGCCTCTCTTTGCGCTACAACAGCTTAGTGAATCTCAGCGCTAGTCAGTTCTCAGGCCTCAGTCAGCTTGTTTGGCTTTATCTCGACCACAACTACATTAACTCAGTGGACAGCCAAGCCTTTCATGGGGTACGGAGGCTGAAAGAGTTGATCCTCAGCTCTAACAAGATCACACAGCTACAAAACAACACTTTCCATACTGTCCCTAACTTACGCAATCTTGACCTCTCTTACAACAAGCTGCAAGCCCTCCAGCCCAGTCAATTTCTGGGCTTGCGGAAGTTACTTAGTCTCCACTTGCGGTCCAATTCTCTGAAAACTGTCCCAATGCGGGTTTTTCAGGATTTGCGGAATTTGGAGTTTCTCGATCTTGGCTATAATCGATTGCGAAGCCTCACTCGAAATGCCTTTGCTGGGCTTCTTAAGCTGATCGAACTTCATTTGGAACACAACCAGTTCTCCAAGATCAACTTCTCTCACTTTCCCCGCCTCACCAACCTGCGGGCACTCTATTTGCAATGGAACCGAATTAAGTCAATAAGTCAGGGTCTAACCTGGACATGGACGTCCTTGCAAAAGCTGGACCTTTCTGGAAACGAACTGCAAATAGTGGATTCCAGTACGTATCAATGTCTCCCCAACCTACAGACCCTGAACTTGGACTCCAACAAGCTTAGCAACATGTCCCAGGAGACAGTGGATGCCTGGAtctccctgaccaccatcagcCTAGCTGGTAATGTGTGGTACTGTAGCCCCAGCATCTGCCCCTTAGTGGCCTGGCTGAGAAACTTCAAGGGGAACAAGGAGACCACTATGATTTGTGCTGGGCCTAAGGAGGCCCAGGGAGAAAAAGTGATCGATGCAGTAGAAACATTTAGTATCTGTAAGGTCACTCCCACCACCCCTTTTGTCTCAACCACAGCCTCCCTCAACACCCCATCTCAGTCTGAGCTCCTGCCCCTTCCCACTTTGTCCAGGGTTGATGAGGAGTTGACCCGCAGTGGTACGGCCATCCCCTCCCCTTCTGGGGCTTCCCCTACCACCCCAGAGCAGGATTTTGAGTTTGTATCCTTCCATAAGATTATTGCTGGCTGTGTGGCACTTTTCCTGTCGGTGACTATAATTCTCCTGGTTATTTATGTGTCCTGGAAGCGCTATCCCAGCAGCATTAAGCAACTCCAGGAGCGCTCCATGGTCAAAATGCAGCAGAAAAAGGTGCAGGAAACAGAACGCACCCTCAGCTTGCCTCTGCAAGAGTATTATGTGGACTACAAACCTGCAAACTCTGAAACTATGGAGGTGCTCGTTAATGGGACTGGAccctacacatacacaatctcagGATCCAGAGAATGTGAGGTATGA